The following DNA comes from Simkania negevensis Z.
CCCCACTCTTTTTTTATTTGGGGAACGTGATATAAAGTACCATTTGATTCGAAATAAACTTGCAAAGTTGGGAGTCAAGACAGACCTGATCTCAAATAGCGGACACGCAATTCATTTAGAAAATCCAACAGAGTGTGCTCACAAAATTAAGGAGTTTTTATGTCAGCAAGCGTCATGCAAGAAGTAAACTGGAAAGTAGCTGGAGAATACACTGACATCAAGTATCACAAATATGGTGGGATTGCCAAAATCACCATCAATCGTCCTCGAATCCACAACGCATTTCGTCCTCTCACTGTCGTAGAAATGATCAAAGCTTTAGAAAATGCGCGCAATGACGAAGAAATTGGGGTCATTATTTTGACTGGTGAAGGTCGCCACGCTTTCTGCTCTGGTGGAGACCAGTCAATTCGGGGAGAAGCAGGTTATGCCGATGGGGAAGGAGTCCATCGCCTCAACGTTCTCGATTTCCAAAAACAGATGCGTGCATGCCCCAAACCTATCGTTGCAATGGTTGCAGGCTATGCGATTGGAGGGGGACATGTGCTTCACGTCATGTGCGATTTAACAATCGCTGCTGACAATGCTATTTTTGGTCAAACAGGACCAAAGGTGGGCTCGTTTGACGGAGGTTTTGGAGCCAGTTACCTTGCCCGCATCGTCGGTCAAAAAAAGGCGCGCGAGATTTGGTATTTGTGTCGCCAATACACAGCTCAAGAAGCTCTCAACATGGGGCTCGTCAATCACGTCGTCCCCTATGAAGATTTGGAAAGAACCACCATTGAATGGTGCGAAAAGATGCTTGAACACTCGCCACTTGCGTTGCGCTGTTTAAAAGCGGCACTCAATGCAGATTGTGATGGACAAGCAGGGCTTCAAGAGCTCGCAGGAAACACAACCCTCTTGTACTACATGTGTGAAGAAGCTCAAGAAGGGCACCGTTCTTTCCTAGAAAAACGAAAACCCGATTTTACCAAGTTCCCCAAAAGACCATGAATGTTTGGATTGAAGGAGCACGCCCTAAAACACTCATCGCTTCTCTATCACCGATCTTGATTGGAAGCATGATCGCTTTTAAACAAGGGGTTTTTCACCCCTTGATTTTTTTTCTGACAGTATTATTTGGCTTAAGCATTCAAATCGGAACCAACTTTGCAAATGACTACTTTGATTTTCGCAAAGGAGCCGATACAGAAGACAGGAAGGGCCCTCGTCGTTTGACACAATCTGGCCTTGTTTCTCCTGAAACCATGAAAAAAGCCACAGCAATGACCTTTGGGATTGCAGCTCTTGCAGCTCTTTACTTGATTACCCAAGGTGGCTGGGTGATCGGCATTCTAGCGGCACTTTCAATTGTCTTAGGTTACCTGTATACCGGGGGTCCCTTTCCGCTTGCTTACTTGGGACTAGGAGATTTGTTTGTCTTGATCTTCTTTGGCCCTGTCGCTGTAGCAGGAACCGTTTACTTGCAAACACATGAACTCTCATCAATTGCAATCTTAGCAGGGTTGGCACCAGGACTCATTTCTACAGCCATATTAACAAGCAATAACATGCGGGATGTCAAAGAAGACCGAATTGCGGGTAAAAAAACGTTACCTGTCCGATTTGGTTTAACATTTGGGCGGCTGGAATACGCTCTATGTTTAGTGATTGCTGGAATGATCCCC
Coding sequences within:
- the menB gene encoding 1,4-dihydroxy-2-naphthoyl-CoA synthase; amino-acid sequence: MQEVNWKVAGEYTDIKYHKYGGIAKITINRPRIHNAFRPLTVVEMIKALENARNDEEIGVIILTGEGRHAFCSGGDQSIRGEAGYADGEGVHRLNVLDFQKQMRACPKPIVAMVAGYAIGGGHVLHVMCDLTIAADNAIFGQTGPKVGSFDGGFGASYLARIVGQKKAREIWYLCRQYTAQEALNMGLVNHVVPYEDLERTTIEWCEKMLEHSPLALRCLKAALNADCDGQAGLQELAGNTTLLYYMCEEAQEGHRSFLEKRKPDFTKFPKRP
- a CDS encoding 1,4-dihydroxy-2-naphthoate polyprenyltransferase — encoded protein: MNVWIEGARPKTLIASLSPILIGSMIAFKQGVFHPLIFFLTVLFGLSIQIGTNFANDYFDFRKGADTEDRKGPRRLTQSGLVSPETMKKATAMTFGIAALAALYLITQGGWVIGILAALSIVLGYLYTGGPFPLAYLGLGDLFVLIFFGPVAVAGTVYLQTHELSSIAILAGLAPGLISTAILTSNNMRDVKEDRIAGKKTLPVRFGLTFGRLEYALCLVIAGMIPIALVMMTGKHFASLLATLTLVPAAPLIKSALRETKLEPLLPKTGKWMSLYTLAFLIGWFL